The proteins below come from a single Benincasa hispida cultivar B227 chromosome 4, ASM972705v1, whole genome shotgun sequence genomic window:
- the LOC120076564 gene encoding probable LRR receptor-like serine/threonine-protein kinase At4g31250, which produces MTKLRLFFFLLLLLLLFNLPPPTSAASAAAETLLRFKSSLTNAIVLSNWNSSIPLCSGDQRYWTGLICRHGQLYGLRLENMSLGGAIDAAALAALPTLRTLSLMNNGFQGPVPDVKQIGALRALYLSNNKFSGSISGDAFEGMGNLKKLYLSRNGFSGEIPASLVELKGIMELGLEENLFEGRIPDFGERVWKYLNFSGNRLEGQIPSGLKKDTNFTSYLGNNLCGEPLAPCKSSTKKWSILIGVLSGAAALILCLSLLRCFLRPSKSSAAVHDDAKTKTKAKMFLSPKILFKRPEMTHQYSSTDSDDNSNLSGPTGSALCFVRTDRPRFDFQELLSASAEVLGSGSFGKSYKAMLSNGSSAVVVKRFRQMNAAGKDEFYSHMRRLGRLSHPNLLPLVAFYYGKDDKLLVSDFVSNGSLASHLHGKRGEGNARLNWGKRLKIIKGVARGLLYLHKELPNLSLPHGHLKSSNVLLDQNFTPILSDYALFPLLQKSHAHHHMAAFKSPEFSPAAHHDRTSKSTDVWSLGILILETLTGKFPTNYLRQGKGADDDLAAWVDAVVREEWTAEVFDGDLVGGGGGGRTADEEDCGDWDYNEDMLKLLKIGMCCCEWEIGKRWGLKQAVEKIEELNFNDDDDDIEEYYSSYGSDYNGSFKSYSSHFKGRRTTGTTNEDESSFLS; this is translated from the exons ATGACCAAACTTcggctcttcttcttcctcctcctcctcctcctcctcttcaACCTCCCGCCGCCCACTTCCGCCGCCTCCGCCGCCGCCGAAACCCTCCTCCGATTCAAATCCTCTCTCACCAACGCCATCGTGTTATCCAACTGGAACTCCTCCATCCCTCTCTGCTCCGGCGACCAGCGCTACTGGACCGGCCTCATCTGCAGACACGGCCAACTGTACGGCCTCCGCCTCGAGAACATGAGCCTCGGCGGCGCCATCGACGCCGCCGCCTTAGCCGCCCTCCCGACGCTAAGGACTCTGAGCCTAATGAACAATGGGTTTCAAGGCCCAGTGCCCGATGTGAAGCAAATTGGAGCGCTTAGGGCTTTGTATCTGTCGAATAATAAATTTTCCGGTTCGATTTCTGGAGATGCGTTTGAAGGAATGGGGAATTTGAAGAAATTGTATTTGAGTCGGAATGGATTTTCCGGCGAGATTCCGGCGTCGTTGGTGGAATTGAAAGGGATAATGGAATTGGGATTGGAGGagaatttgtttgaaggaaGAATACCGGATTTCGGGGAACGGGTTTGGAAGTATTTGAATTTTTCGGGGAATCGTTTGGAAGGGCAGATTCCTTCTGGATTGAAAAAGGATACTAATTTCACTTCGTATCTTG GCAACAACTTATGTGGAGAGCCACTAGCACCATGCAAATCATCCACAAAGAAATGGTCCATTCTCATCGGAGTTCTCTCCGGCGCCGCCGCCTTAATCCTCTGTCTCTCTCTCCTCCGCTGTTTTCTCCGACCATCCAAATCCTCCGCCGCCGTACACGACGACgccaaaaccaaaaccaaagcCAAAATGTTCCTCTCTCCGAAAATCCTTTTCAAAAGGCCGGAAATGACCCACCAATATTCCTCGACCGACTCGGACGATAACTCGAATTTGAGCGGTCCGACCGGGTCGGCTCTCTGCTTTGTCAGAACCGACCGTCCCCGGTTCGACTTCCAGGAACTTCTTAGCGCGTCAGCTGAAGTTCTTGGCAGTGGGAGCTTTGGGAAGTCTTATAAAGCGATGCTTTCGAATGGGTCGTCGGCGGTGGTGGTGAAGAGATTCCGGCAAATGAACGCCGCCGGAAAAGACGAATTTTATAGCCACATGCGGCGGCTTGGACGGCTGTCGCATCCTAATTTACTGCCGCTTGTTGCGTTTTATTATGGGAAAGATGATAAGCTTTTGGTGTCTGACTTTGTTTCCAACGGCAGCTTGGCTAGTCACCTTCATG GGAAAAGAGGAGAAGGAAATGCAAGGCTAAATTGGGGAAAGAggctaaaaataataaaaggagTAGCAAGAGGCcttttatatctccacaaaGAGCTCCCAAATTTAAGCCTTCCACATGGCCATTTAAAATCCTCCAATGTTCTTCTCGACCAAAATTTCACTCCAATTTTATCCGATTATGCCCTTTTCCCCCTCCTCCAAAAATCCCACGCCCACCACCATATGGCCGCCTTCAAGTCGCCGGAATTCTCCCCCGCCGCCCACCACGACCGTACCTCCAAATCCACCGACGTCTGGAGCCTCGGAATCTTAATCCTCGAAACCCTCACCGGAAAATTCCCCACCAACTATCTCCGCCAGGGCAAGGGCGCCGACGACGATCTCGCCGCCTGGGTCGATGCCGTTGTCAGAGAAGAGTGGACGGCGGAGGTTTTTGACGGCGATCTGGTCGGTGGTGGTGGCGGCGGCCGAACGGCGGATGAAGAGGATTGCGGTGATTGGGATTATAATGAAGATATGTTGAAGCTTTTGAAGATTGGGATGTGTTGCTGTGAGTGGGAGATTGGGAAAAGGTGGGGATTGAAACAAGCTGTTGAAAAAATTGAGGAATTGAATttcaatgatgatgatgatgatattgAAGAGTATTATTCTTCTTATGGGAGTGATTATAATGGGAGTTTCAAATCTTATTCTTCTCATTTCAAGGGAAGAAGAACAACAGGAACTACTAATGAGGATGAATCTTCCTTTTTGAGTTAG